One stretch of Synechococcus sp. MU1617 DNA includes these proteins:
- the topA gene encoding type I DNA topoisomerase has protein sequence MAHTLVIVESPTKAKTIRGFLPKGFKVEASMGHVRDLPNNASEIPASAKGQKWANLGVNTDSDFEPLYVVPKDKKKTVRELKDALKGADQLLLATDEDREGESISWHLLQLLAPKVPVKRMVFHEITKEAIGKALDQTRDLDMELVHAQETRRILDRLVGYTLSPLLWKKVAWGLSAGRVQSVAVRLLVQRERARRAFRSGSYWDLKAQLEQSGSAFEAKLTHVGGQRIATGNDFDESTGGLKAGSAVRLLSEIEAKALAEAVRSTAWTVDAVEEKPTVRKPVPPFTTSTLQQEANRKLRLSARETMRCAQGLYERGFITYMRTDSVHLSDQAINASRSCVESLYGKEYLSKGPRQFSTKARNAQEAHEAIRPSGESFRTPGETGLDGRDLAVYELIWKRTVASQMAEARLTMLSVDLSSGEASFRASGKRIDFPGFFRAYVEGSDDPDAAIEGQEVLLPALSVGDSPEPKTVEPLGHQTQPPARFSEASLVKMLEKEGIGRPSTYASIIGTIVDRGYATLLGNALTPSFTAFAVTALLEEHFPELVDTSFTARMENTLDEISHGKVQWLPYLEGFYKGEEGLETQVQQREGDIDPGASRTIDLEGLSSVVRIGRFGAYLEAKRVSDDGEEELIKATLPREITPADLDEEQAELILKQKADGPEAIGEDPETGDLVYLLFGQYGPYVQRGQVSDENPKPKRASLPKGQKPEDLTLEDALGLLRLPRLLGEHPDGGRIQAGLGRFGAYVVWDKGKGEKDYRSLKGDDDVLAVGLSRALELLSMPKRGRGGRTALKDLGKPEGSDETIQVYDGPYGLYVKQGKVNASLPEGKGADDVTLEEAVELLAAKAASKKGGRKTAAKKPAAKKPAAKKPAAKKPPATTKTGRLRASAVRVIKPADN, from the coding sequence GTGGCGCACACCCTCGTCATCGTTGAAAGCCCCACGAAGGCCAAGACCATCCGTGGCTTTCTGCCCAAGGGATTCAAAGTTGAAGCCTCCATGGGGCATGTCCGCGACCTTCCCAACAACGCCAGCGAGATTCCGGCATCGGCCAAGGGGCAGAAATGGGCCAATCTCGGTGTGAACACCGACTCGGATTTCGAGCCGCTTTACGTGGTTCCGAAAGACAAGAAGAAGACGGTTCGCGAACTCAAGGACGCCCTCAAGGGGGCTGATCAGTTGCTGCTGGCGACGGACGAAGACCGGGAAGGCGAGAGCATCAGTTGGCACTTGCTCCAGTTGCTGGCGCCGAAGGTGCCGGTGAAGCGGATGGTGTTTCACGAGATCACCAAGGAAGCCATCGGCAAGGCCCTTGACCAAACCCGCGACCTGGACATGGAGCTGGTCCATGCCCAGGAAACCCGGCGCATTTTGGATCGCCTTGTGGGATACACCCTGTCCCCTCTCCTCTGGAAAAAGGTGGCCTGGGGACTCTCCGCAGGGCGGGTGCAGTCCGTTGCGGTTCGGCTCCTGGTCCAGCGGGAACGGGCCCGGCGTGCCTTCCGCAGCGGCAGTTACTGGGACCTCAAGGCCCAACTTGAGCAGTCGGGCAGCGCCTTTGAGGCCAAGCTCACCCATGTGGGTGGCCAGCGGATCGCCACCGGCAACGACTTCGACGAGAGCACCGGCGGGCTGAAAGCGGGCAGTGCCGTGCGGCTGCTCAGCGAGATCGAGGCCAAGGCGTTGGCTGAAGCCGTGCGATCCACCGCCTGGACGGTGGACGCGGTGGAGGAAAAGCCCACCGTGCGCAAGCCGGTGCCTCCCTTCACCACCAGCACCCTCCAACAGGAGGCGAATCGCAAGTTGCGCCTCTCAGCCCGGGAAACCATGCGCTGTGCCCAGGGGCTCTACGAACGCGGTTTCATCACCTATATGCGGACCGACTCGGTTCACTTGTCGGATCAGGCGATCAATGCATCACGCAGCTGCGTGGAGAGCCTCTACGGCAAGGAGTATTTGAGCAAGGGGCCGCGGCAGTTCAGCACCAAAGCCCGCAATGCCCAGGAGGCTCATGAAGCGATTCGTCCGTCGGGCGAAAGCTTCCGAACCCCCGGTGAGACCGGTCTTGATGGGCGAGATCTGGCGGTCTATGAGCTGATCTGGAAGCGCACCGTGGCCAGCCAGATGGCCGAGGCCAGGCTCACCATGCTGTCGGTTGATCTCAGCTCAGGCGAGGCCAGTTTCCGGGCCAGCGGCAAGCGCATCGACTTCCCCGGTTTCTTCCGCGCCTACGTGGAGGGCAGCGATGATCCCGATGCTGCCATTGAGGGGCAGGAAGTGTTGTTGCCGGCATTGAGCGTTGGCGATTCACCAGAGCCGAAGACTGTCGAACCTCTCGGGCATCAGACCCAGCCGCCGGCACGGTTCAGCGAGGCATCGCTCGTGAAGATGCTGGAAAAAGAGGGCATCGGCCGGCCGTCGACCTACGCCTCGATCATTGGAACGATTGTTGATCGCGGCTACGCGACGCTGCTCGGCAATGCTCTTACCCCCAGCTTCACCGCCTTTGCCGTGACGGCGCTGCTCGAGGAGCATTTCCCTGAACTGGTGGACACCAGCTTCACCGCCCGGATGGAGAACACCCTCGATGAGATCTCTCACGGCAAGGTGCAGTGGTTGCCTTACCTGGAGGGTTTCTACAAAGGAGAAGAGGGCCTGGAAACCCAGGTGCAGCAGCGGGAAGGGGACATTGACCCAGGTGCATCCCGCACCATCGATCTGGAGGGCTTGTCTTCCGTGGTTCGTATCGGCCGTTTTGGCGCCTACCTGGAGGCCAAACGTGTTAGCGACGACGGTGAGGAAGAGCTGATCAAGGCCACCTTGCCCCGGGAGATCACTCCGGCTGATCTGGATGAAGAGCAGGCCGAACTGATCCTCAAACAGAAGGCCGACGGCCCTGAAGCCATCGGTGAGGATCCCGAAACGGGTGATTTGGTCTACCTGCTCTTCGGTCAGTACGGCCCGTACGTGCAGCGGGGCCAGGTGAGTGATGAGAATCCCAAGCCCAAGCGCGCGTCGCTGCCCAAGGGGCAGAAGCCTGAAGATCTCACCTTGGAGGATGCCCTCGGACTGCTCCGCTTGCCGCGTCTTCTCGGTGAACATCCCGATGGTGGGCGCATTCAGGCGGGGCTGGGCCGATTTGGCGCCTATGTCGTCTGGGACAAAGGCAAAGGCGAGAAGGATTACCGATCCCTCAAGGGGGACGACGATGTTCTGGCGGTGGGGCTGAGCCGTGCCCTCGAGCTGCTGTCCATGCCCAAACGGGGGCGGGGTGGACGCACCGCCCTCAAGGACCTCGGTAAGCCGGAGGGCAGTGATGAAACGATTCAGGTCTATGACGGCCCCTACGGCCTTTACGTCAAACAGGGCAAGGTGAATGCCTCGCTGCCGGAAGGTAAAGGCGCTGACGATGTGACCCTTGAGGAGGCGGTGGAACTGCTTGCCGCCAAGGCAGCATCGAAAAAGGGCGGTCGTAAAACTGCCGCGAAAAAACCGGCGGCGAAGAAGCCAGCTGCCAAAAAACCTGCCGCCAAGAAACCCCCCGCCACCACCAAGACCGGTCGGCTAAGGGCCAGTGCGGTGCGGGTGATCAAGCCGGCTGACAATTGA
- a CDS encoding DUF2232 domain-containing protein yields MTEATPRLSRQQALRLVEGAYLAAATGLIWLALYYLPVGGALFRLALPLPLILLQLRRGSRSGAEGLLLSVLLLTALMGPLRGPLLLFPYGLLSLWLGWSWCRGVSWWLSWSGGIVLGTAGFLVRVLVLSLLVGENLWVVITRAGSALLDRLIAALHLPITPDLTQVQLMALLLVVVQEVIYVLSLHALAYWIFPRLKSPIPEPPRLLHGLIALDPL; encoded by the coding sequence ATGACCGAGGCGACTCCCCGGTTGAGCCGCCAGCAGGCTCTGAGGCTTGTTGAGGGGGCGTATCTCGCGGCCGCGACGGGGCTGATCTGGTTAGCCCTCTACTACTTACCGGTGGGTGGTGCGCTGTTCCGTCTGGCCCTTCCCCTGCCCCTGATCCTGCTGCAGTTACGGCGCGGCAGTCGTTCTGGTGCCGAGGGGCTGTTGCTTTCCGTGCTTCTGCTCACGGCCTTGATGGGGCCTTTGCGTGGGCCGCTGCTGCTGTTTCCCTATGGGCTTTTGTCGCTGTGGCTGGGTTGGAGCTGGTGCCGGGGGGTCAGCTGGTGGCTGAGCTGGTCGGGGGGCATCGTTCTTGGAACAGCAGGTTTTTTGGTCCGAGTTCTCGTGCTCTCGTTGCTGGTGGGAGAAAACCTCTGGGTGGTGATCACCCGGGCTGGCTCCGCTCTGCTCGACCGCTTGATCGCGGCGCTGCATCTGCCGATCACACCGGATCTCACCCAGGTGCAGTTGATGGCGCTGCTGTTGGTGGTGGTTCAGGAGGTCATCTACGTCCTGTCCCTTCATGCTCTGGCGTACTGGATCTTTCCCCGCCTGAAATCACCGATTCCGGAGCCCCCGAGGCTGCTTCATGGACTCATTGCCCTCGATCCCCTCTGA
- a CDS encoding nicotinate-nucleotide--dimethylbenzimidazole phosphoribosyltransferase: MDSLPSIPSETSVLPEGCQQLGRLGASALDAAALRPWTSNDQPLDLLLVLAATRTAEHEGISAAGSTVASRRYTALADAELLICGPAGQRRWPLPPLPAGVSPALLSYVAARRLKLTPQVAALGLVQKPDFPHLDIEPLDQGPSACLSTGTAMPLLRVQYLWRQGELLGRRLQRPLVVAECVPGGTTTAQAVLTALGVEVAHLISGSALHPPQQLKQELVTRGLQRASLGAHPSAEQILAAVGDPFQAFTAGVLVGAVSAGQPLLLGGGCQMLAVLALAMHALPARQREHLAAQVLIGTTGWLADEGAAAAGQSPFGGLVDATASHLAAALSVLACGVRFHSSTHQPLRDYERGYVKEGVGAGALLLLAQLRGWSCDDLVLDCEHALEQLLSRPVTSSP; encoded by the coding sequence ATGGACTCATTGCCCTCGATCCCCTCTGAAACCTCGGTGTTGCCTGAGGGCTGTCAGCAGCTGGGACGTCTCGGTGCAAGCGCTCTGGATGCAGCGGCACTCCGTCCCTGGACCTCCAACGATCAACCGCTGGATCTGTTGCTCGTTCTGGCGGCAACACGAACGGCGGAGCATGAGGGGATCTCTGCCGCTGGCTCCACCGTGGCTTCGCGGCGCTACACCGCCCTGGCTGATGCGGAGCTCCTGATCTGTGGTCCGGCTGGACAGCGCCGTTGGCCCCTACCGCCACTGCCCGCTGGGGTCTCCCCCGCCCTGCTCAGTTATGTCGCGGCGCGACGCTTGAAGTTGACGCCGCAGGTGGCGGCTCTTGGCTTGGTCCAGAAACCCGATTTTCCCCACCTGGACATTGAGCCCCTGGATCAAGGCCCCTCGGCTTGTCTATCCACTGGTACGGCGATGCCATTGCTGCGGGTGCAGTATTTGTGGCGACAGGGAGAGCTGCTGGGGCGGCGGTTACAACGCCCCCTGGTGGTGGCGGAGTGTGTTCCAGGAGGCACCACAACCGCTCAAGCGGTGTTGACGGCCCTCGGCGTGGAGGTTGCCCATCTGATCAGCGGTAGTGCTCTTCATCCGCCGCAGCAGCTCAAGCAAGAGCTCGTTACCCGAGGGCTGCAGCGGGCGTCTCTTGGCGCACATCCTTCGGCCGAGCAGATCCTGGCTGCTGTTGGTGACCCTTTTCAGGCCTTCACCGCAGGGGTGTTGGTGGGTGCGGTCTCGGCGGGACAACCGCTGTTGCTGGGGGGCGGTTGCCAGATGCTGGCTGTTCTGGCCTTGGCGATGCATGCTTTGCCCGCCCGTCAGCGGGAACACCTGGCGGCCCAGGTGCTGATCGGCACCACCGGCTGGCTTGCTGATGAGGGTGCGGCCGCTGCGGGGCAGTCACCCTTTGGCGGGTTGGTGGATGCCACCGCGAGCCACCTGGCTGCCGCACTGTCCGTCTTGGCCTGTGGCGTGCGTTTTCACAGCAGTACCCATCAACCCTTAAGGGACTATGAACGGGGCTATGTGAAAGAAGGGGTGGGGGCCGGAGCCCTCTTGCTGCTCGCACAGCTGCGCGGTTGGTCCTGTGACGACCTGGTGCTGGATTGTGAGCATGCCTTGGAGCAGCTGCTCAGCCGCCCCGTAACGTCAAGCCCATGA
- a CDS encoding ABC transporter substrate-binding protein has product MNVWSERLGPLSRRHVLQMIGATGTVLLAGCRPATAAPTMMAPAGVLPKLWADALPKPWRLTLAPAQQDWTPADQARADLLVMADGWLDAHPADKLQPIASEPLFSQLDGQAKALLADLGALQDRVLPLSVSPWVMLLRDDPAMTQKGWSLLLDSSMAGRVVLPASPRLVMSLADHLGGGQALSALRRQVLTYDDRQAINWLLKGEAKLVVLPLNRCIALLGRDPRLRAVLPASGAPLHWTVLLRPEASREPVPQSWVEQGWGDPLRRRLVQQGWRAPIASSGAMADQNALSARLRPLLFPSADTWSRCWSLPPLLPHDRSALEELWRDSAPEPPSR; this is encoded by the coding sequence ATGAACGTCTGGAGTGAGCGGTTGGGTCCCTTGAGCCGGCGCCATGTGCTCCAGATGATCGGGGCGACCGGCACCGTGCTGTTGGCGGGCTGTCGTCCTGCGACAGCCGCACCAACAATGATGGCTCCGGCTGGGGTTTTGCCGAAACTGTGGGCTGATGCCTTGCCCAAGCCCTGGCGCCTGACGCTGGCCCCAGCCCAGCAGGACTGGACGCCGGCGGATCAGGCGCGTGCCGATTTGTTGGTGATGGCTGATGGGTGGCTTGATGCCCATCCAGCGGACAAACTCCAGCCCATCGCCTCTGAACCGCTCTTCAGCCAGTTGGATGGTCAGGCCAAGGCTCTTCTGGCTGACCTCGGTGCCCTGCAGGATCGGGTGTTGCCGCTGTCCGTCAGCCCCTGGGTGATGCTGCTGCGGGATGACCCAGCCATGACCCAGAAGGGGTGGTCCCTGTTGCTGGATTCCTCCATGGCAGGACGTGTGGTGCTGCCCGCCAGCCCCCGCCTGGTGATGAGCCTGGCGGACCATCTGGGCGGAGGCCAAGCTTTGAGTGCGCTGCGTCGCCAGGTGCTCACCTACGACGACCGGCAAGCCATCAACTGGCTGCTCAAGGGTGAGGCCAAGCTGGTGGTTCTTCCGCTCAACCGTTGCATCGCTCTGCTGGGGAGGGATCCCCGTCTTCGGGCGGTGCTGCCTGCCTCCGGTGCTCCCTTGCACTGGACTGTTCTGCTCCGACCGGAGGCCAGTCGTGAACCGGTGCCCCAGAGCTGGGTCGAGCAGGGATGGGGGGATCCCCTGCGTCGCCGATTGGTGCAGCAGGGATGGCGGGCGCCGATTGCATCGTCAGGGGCGATGGCGGATCAAAACGCCCTTTCGGCGCGTCTGCGGCCTCTGCTCTTTCCGTCTGCAGACACCTGGTCACGCTGCTGGTCGCTGCCACCGCTGTTGCCCCACGACCGGAGTGCCTTGGAAGAGCTCTGGCGAGATTCAGCTCCAGAGCCGCCGTCGCGGTGA
- a CDS encoding aldo/keto reductase gives MKTRAFGSGRPVSLFSLGTMRALNSAAQMAEVLDAAAAAGINHLETAPAYGPAERFLGEALRQNSRTRSGHWVITSKLLPGLSFEEGQRHLDQILERLGCPQLDNLAIHGINREEHLDWALVGDGSRLMDWALSSGRVSQVGFSSHGSNPLIDRALRSQRFSFCSLHLHWLDPQRLPLARWALEQGLGVMAISPADKGGRLQAPSPTLVEDCTPFAPLQLAYRFLLAQGISTLTVGAAAAGDLQLAATLAQEDGPLSQAEQQALITAERRQQERLGQDHCKQCQACIPCPNEVPIPELLRLRNLAIGHGLTAFAQERYNLIGRAGHWWEENDASDCERCGECLPRCPHHLPIPDLLADTHQSLEASPRRRLWS, from the coding sequence GTGAAAACCCGCGCCTTCGGCAGCGGCCGCCCCGTCAGCCTGTTCAGCCTGGGCACGATGCGTGCCCTGAACTCAGCGGCCCAGATGGCCGAAGTGCTTGACGCGGCAGCTGCAGCTGGAATCAATCACCTGGAAACCGCCCCGGCCTACGGACCTGCGGAACGTTTTCTGGGAGAGGCCCTTCGCCAGAACAGCCGGACAAGATCAGGCCACTGGGTGATCACCAGCAAACTGCTGCCGGGGCTGAGTTTCGAAGAGGGACAACGCCACCTTGATCAGATTCTGGAGCGGCTGGGCTGTCCACAGCTCGACAACCTCGCCATCCATGGCATCAACCGGGAGGAACATCTGGACTGGGCCCTGGTGGGCGATGGGTCCAGGCTTATGGATTGGGCCCTCAGCAGCGGCCGCGTCAGCCAGGTGGGCTTCAGCAGCCATGGCAGCAACCCGCTGATCGATCGGGCGCTGCGCAGCCAGCGCTTCAGTTTCTGCAGCCTGCACCTGCATTGGCTGGATCCCCAGCGCCTGCCCTTGGCCCGTTGGGCCCTTGAGCAAGGCCTCGGTGTGATGGCAATCTCCCCTGCAGACAAAGGCGGTCGCCTACAGGCCCCCAGCCCAACACTGGTGGAGGACTGCACCCCCTTTGCTCCCCTTCAGCTGGCCTACCGGTTCCTGCTGGCACAGGGCATCAGCACCCTGACCGTTGGTGCCGCAGCTGCAGGCGATCTTCAACTCGCCGCAACACTGGCTCAAGAGGATGGCCCCCTCAGCCAGGCAGAGCAACAGGCCCTGATCACGGCAGAAAGGCGGCAGCAGGAACGCCTCGGCCAGGATCATTGCAAGCAGTGTCAGGCCTGCATTCCCTGTCCGAACGAGGTCCCGATTCCCGAACTCTTACGGCTGCGCAATCTGGCCATAGGCCATGGGCTCACCGCATTCGCGCAGGAGCGCTACAACCTGATCGGCCGTGCCGGCCACTGGTGGGAAGAGAACGATGCTTCGGACTGTGAACGCTGTGGGGAGTGCCTTCCCCGTTGCCCGCATCACTTGCCCATCCCTGATCTGCTGGCAGACACCCACCAAAGCCTGGAGGCTTCACCGCGACGGCGGCTCTGGAGCTGA
- a CDS encoding bifunctional nuclease family protein yields MVEMSVAGIALDAASRTPMVLLRDPSGRRQVPIWIDQAQAHNIMAGLQGGAPPRPLSHDLMAALLVAGGLELERVIVHAIEDNTFHAVLKLRPDLDEAELAEDEVLELIEVDARPSDAIALAIRTGSSIWMLEEVVAEASIPVDAEADAEDQSAFSRFVDDLSPAALVRHLRNQDSEAPSEE; encoded by the coding sequence ATGGTCGAAATGAGCGTCGCCGGAATTGCCCTCGATGCCGCCAGCCGCACACCCATGGTGCTGCTGCGGGATCCAAGCGGTCGACGTCAAGTTCCGATCTGGATCGACCAAGCACAAGCCCACAACATCATGGCGGGGCTGCAGGGAGGTGCACCACCACGCCCCCTGAGCCATGACCTGATGGCAGCACTCTTGGTGGCTGGGGGCCTCGAGCTGGAGCGCGTAATTGTTCATGCGATCGAAGACAACACCTTTCATGCGGTCTTGAAGCTGCGACCAGACCTGGACGAAGCGGAGTTGGCCGAAGACGAAGTGCTGGAGCTGATTGAAGTGGATGCCCGACCCAGCGACGCCATTGCGCTGGCGATCCGAACCGGGAGCAGCATCTGGATGCTGGAGGAGGTGGTAGCGGAAGCCTCGATTCCTGTGGATGCGGAGGCCGATGCTGAAGATCAAAGTGCCTTCAGCCGTTTCGTCGACGACCTCAGCCCTGCCGCCTTGGTGCGCCATCTGCGCAACCAAGACAGCGAAGCACCCTCGGAGGAGTGA
- a CDS encoding riboflavin synthase, whose amino-acid sequence MFTGLVQSEGRIERRAGAVVVWGCAPFAPLALGDSVAVDGVCLTAAELMGDGFRADVSEETLRRTTLGRKADRGGAVNLEPALRLSDRLGGHLVSGHVDAIGEVTHLETLPHSWALSIRWSEPRFGRYVCEKASIAVDGISLTVAECSADGTTFTLAVIPHTWEATTLRHLAVGDTVNLEADQLARYAERLLHATAADKGNADGRNKDEDLSANWLAAHGWS is encoded by the coding sequence ATGTTCACGGGGCTAGTGCAGTCAGAGGGAAGGATCGAGCGTCGTGCAGGGGCGGTGGTGGTTTGGGGCTGCGCTCCTTTTGCCCCATTGGCGCTTGGCGACAGCGTGGCTGTGGATGGCGTTTGCCTCACGGCGGCAGAGCTGATGGGAGATGGCTTCCGCGCCGATGTGAGTGAAGAAACCCTTCGCCGCACCACGTTGGGACGCAAGGCGGATCGTGGTGGAGCCGTGAACCTCGAGCCGGCGCTTCGGCTGAGCGACCGCCTTGGTGGTCATCTGGTGAGCGGTCATGTGGATGCCATCGGTGAAGTCACCCACTTGGAGACTCTCCCTCACTCCTGGGCCCTGTCGATCCGCTGGTCGGAACCCCGATTCGGCCGTTATGTCTGTGAGAAGGCCAGCATCGCGGTGGATGGGATCAGCCTCACGGTGGCTGAATGTTCAGCAGATGGAACGACATTCACTCTCGCTGTCATCCCCCACACCTGGGAGGCAACGACCCTGAGGCACCTGGCTGTTGGGGACACCGTGAACCTGGAGGCCGATCAACTGGCCCGTTATGCCGAGCGGCTGCTGCATGCCACCGCTGCCGATAAAGGAAACGCCGATGGCCGAAACAAGGATGAGGATCTGTCAGCCAACTGGCTGGCTGCTCACGGCTGGTCTTGA
- a CDS encoding AbrB-like transcriptional regulator: protein MLVGKELLDKARSLSNRPEDDIARGCGYVGPSGRLLKKSFYRALVEAKAAAQGWQLPKSSSSSSGGSRGRQAEFRTRVHGNGNLLIGHAYTRRLGLEPGQEFKIELQRDSGMIVLQQMDQDQP from the coding sequence ATGCTGGTCGGCAAGGAACTGCTGGACAAGGCCAGATCGCTCAGCAATCGGCCTGAAGATGACATCGCTCGCGGCTGCGGCTACGTCGGCCCAAGCGGACGTCTGCTCAAAAAGAGTTTTTATCGAGCCCTGGTGGAGGCCAAAGCGGCGGCCCAGGGATGGCAATTGCCGAAAAGCAGCAGCAGTTCCTCAGGCGGCAGCCGTGGTCGCCAGGCCGAATTCCGAACCCGAGTGCATGGCAACGGCAACCTGCTGATCGGCCACGCCTACACCCGTCGGCTCGGCCTGGAACCCGGCCAGGAGTTCAAGATCGAGCTCCAGCGGGACTCCGGAATGATTGTTCTTCAGCAGATGGATCAAGACCAGCCGTGA
- a CDS encoding cytochrome c oxidase subunit 3, with the protein MTTTAPIKDQDHSQGEHAEHPDHRMFGLATFLVADAMTFAGFFAAYLTFKAVNPLPDGAIYELELPLPILNTILLLVSSATFHRAGQAIRQDDHGRCRRWLLITAGLGLAFLVSQMVEYFTLPFGLTDNLYASTFFAATGFHGLHVTLGALMTLIVWWQARQPQGRVTAADHFPLEAAELYWHFVDGIWVILFVILYLL; encoded by the coding sequence ATGACTACCACAGCGCCCATTAAGGATCAGGACCACAGCCAGGGGGAGCATGCCGAGCATCCCGATCACCGCATGTTTGGCCTGGCCACGTTTCTTGTGGCGGACGCCATGACCTTCGCCGGCTTTTTTGCGGCCTACCTCACCTTTAAAGCGGTGAACCCCCTACCGGATGGGGCCATCTATGAACTTGAGCTGCCCCTGCCCATCCTCAACACCATTCTGCTCCTGGTGAGCAGTGCCACTTTCCACCGAGCCGGCCAGGCGATCCGACAGGACGACCACGGCCGCTGTCGACGTTGGCTGCTGATCACCGCAGGCCTCGGCCTGGCCTTTCTGGTGAGCCAGATGGTGGAGTACTTCACCCTTCCCTTTGGCCTCACCGACAACCTCTACGCCAGTACCTTCTTCGCCGCCACGGGATTTCATGGTCTCCATGTGACCCTCGGGGCACTGATGACCCTGATCGTCTGGTGGCAGGCGAGGCAGCCGCAGGGCCGTGTGACTGCAGCCGACCACTTCCCCCTGGAAGCAGCTGAGTTGTACTGGCACTTTGTTGATGGGATCTGGGTGATTCTCTTCGTGATCCTTTATCTGCTCTGA
- the ctaD gene encoding cytochrome c oxidase subunit I: MTISLPPETSSPPRLQPSGWLRYFSFSVDHKVIGLQYLVCGFVFYLIGGALAGAIRTELTSPVSDFMARDVYNQVLTLHGTVMIFLWIVPVVNGAFGNYLIPFYVGARDMAFPRLNAVAFWLIPPAGLMLITSYFLTGAAQSGWTAYPPLSITTPATGQIIWILSVLLLGGSSIFGGINFIATILKLRRPGLKLMQLPMYCWAMLGTSILVVLSTPVLAGTLVLLSFDIVAHTGFFNPTLGGNVVVYQHLFWFYSHPAVYIMVLPAFGLVSEILPVHARKPLFGYVTMVYSIMAIVVLGLIVWAHHMFTSGTPPWMRLFFTIATAFIAVPTGIKFFNWLATLWGGRISLNSAMLFSCGFIVNFVLGGITGVALAQVPFDIHVHDTYFVVAHFHYIVFGGSVFVIFASVYHWYPKFTGRMLNEDLGRLHCALTFIGFNLCFGPQHWLGLNGMPRRVAEYDPQFTLINQISSVGALLMAISTLPFLWNVIHSALSGPVAGDNPWRALTPEWLTSSPPPVENWIGEAPLVEEPYGYGVPPDELDLSAASGRDLWSSGK; this comes from the coding sequence ATGACCATCAGCTTGCCCCCGGAAACATCCAGCCCTCCACGGCTTCAACCCAGCGGTTGGTTGCGGTATTTCAGCTTCAGCGTTGATCACAAGGTGATCGGGCTGCAATATCTCGTCTGCGGCTTTGTTTTTTATCTGATTGGCGGTGCCCTAGCCGGTGCCATTCGCACGGAACTCACCAGTCCCGTGTCCGACTTCATGGCACGAGATGTCTACAACCAGGTGCTGACCCTCCACGGCACGGTGATGATCTTTCTCTGGATCGTCCCCGTGGTGAACGGTGCTTTTGGGAACTATTTGATTCCCTTTTATGTGGGTGCTCGGGATATGGCCTTCCCACGCCTCAATGCTGTTGCGTTCTGGCTGATTCCTCCAGCAGGTTTGATGCTGATCACCAGCTATTTCCTCACGGGTGCTGCTCAATCGGGCTGGACGGCCTATCCACCCCTCAGTATCACCACGCCAGCAACTGGCCAAATCATCTGGATCCTGAGCGTGCTGCTCCTGGGCGGAAGTTCGATTTTTGGAGGCATCAACTTCATCGCCACCATTCTCAAGCTGCGACGCCCCGGCTTGAAATTAATGCAGCTTCCCATGTATTGCTGGGCGATGCTGGGCACCAGCATTCTTGTGGTTCTCTCAACGCCGGTTCTGGCGGGAACGTTGGTGTTGCTGAGTTTCGACATCGTTGCCCATACAGGCTTCTTCAATCCCACCCTGGGAGGCAATGTGGTGGTTTACCAGCATCTGTTCTGGTTTTATTCGCACCCAGCCGTTTACATCATGGTCTTGCCGGCCTTTGGCTTGGTGAGCGAAATCCTGCCGGTTCATGCGCGCAAGCCTCTATTCGGCTACGTGACGATGGTGTATTCGATCATGGCCATCGTTGTGTTGGGCCTGATTGTGTGGGCGCACCACATGTTCACCAGCGGCACACCTCCCTGGATGCGTCTGTTCTTCACCATTGCAACCGCATTCATCGCCGTTCCCACCGGAATCAAGTTCTTCAACTGGTTGGCAACACTCTGGGGCGGACGCATCAGCCTCAACAGCGCCATGCTGTTTTCATGCGGCTTCATTGTGAACTTCGTGCTTGGAGGCATCACAGGGGTCGCCCTGGCACAGGTGCCATTCGACATTCATGTGCACGACACCTACTTCGTTGTCGCCCACTTCCACTACATCGTCTTCGGTGGATCGGTGTTCGTGATTTTCGCCTCGGTCTACCACTGGTATCCCAAGTTCACCGGCCGAATGCTCAACGAAGATCTCGGCCGCCTTCACTGTGCCCTCACCTTCATCGGCTTCAACCTGTGCTTCGGCCCTCAGCACTGGCTCGGCCTCAATGGAATGCCGCGACGCGTCGCTGAATACGACCCTCAATTCACCCTGATCAATCAGATCAGCTCCGTCGGAGCCCTGCTGATGGCCATCAGCACCCTGCCCTTCCTATGGAATGTGATCCACAGCGCCCTCAGCGGCCCAGTCGCAGGGGACAACCCCTGGAGAGCGCTCACGCCCGAATGGCTAACCAGTTCTCCGCCACCGGTCGAGAATTGGATTGGCGAGGCCCCTCTCGTGGAAGAGCCCTACGGCTACGGCGTCCCGCCTGACGAGCTGGACCTGAGCGCAGCCAGCGGTCGTGATCTCTGGAGCAGCGGCAAATGA